A genome region from Methanobacterium subterraneum includes the following:
- a CDS encoding nucleotide sugar dehydrogenase, giving the protein MIKENSPIAIFGLGHMGLPTAALLAKSGLKVVGVDINNETVEMVNKGRSPIMEPGLEDMVKQAVGNGCLSATNDSLSALVKAKTIMIIVPTPVDEHKKSDLTAVNSASRSISKGLKKDDLVIVESTVPPGTCENLVIPLLEESGLKAGEDFKVAYTPERALPNNTLYEMTHNARVIGGINPESTQMAAALYQRITGGEIIMVQDLVTAEMVKLMENTYRDTNIALANEMALVCNALGVDAIEAIQAANHHPRVNIHTPGPGVGGHCLSIDPYFIVEIARERGVETPLIQTSRQVNEDMPGEVVQIVEQALEDKGKIISASKIGVLGVAYKGNVADARETPAKPLIMKLDGKGAEVLVNDPYVPSESIELWGAKVVDLETALSTDCVVLVTDHDLYRNIRPEMIKNRLLVCTRPILDRETFQKKGVVFKGVGRS; this is encoded by the coding sequence ATGATTAAAGAAAATTCACCTATAGCAATATTCGGTTTAGGCCACATGGGGCTTCCCACAGCTGCTCTTCTGGCAAAGAGTGGCTTGAAAGTGGTGGGGGTTGATATCAACAATGAAACTGTGGAAATGGTTAACAAGGGAAGATCTCCAATTATGGAACCTGGCCTGGAAGATATGGTTAAACAAGCAGTGGGAAATGGCTGTTTATCCGCTACTAATGACTCTTTAAGCGCACTAGTAAAGGCTAAAACCATCATGATCATCGTTCCCACTCCAGTGGATGAACACAAAAAATCGGATCTCACTGCAGTTAACTCGGCATCCAGATCCATCTCAAAAGGTTTAAAAAAGGATGATCTGGTTATTGTTGAAAGCACAGTGCCACCAGGAACCTGTGAAAATCTGGTAATCCCTTTACTGGAGGAAAGCGGGCTTAAAGCAGGAGAAGACTTTAAAGTGGCTTACACCCCTGAAAGAGCCCTACCTAACAATACATTATATGAAATGACCCACAATGCGCGGGTGATAGGTGGAATTAACCCTGAAAGTACTCAAATGGCAGCAGCATTGTACCAGAGGATCACCGGGGGTGAAATCATTATGGTGCAGGATCTGGTAACTGCAGAAATGGTTAAACTAATGGAAAACACCTATCGTGATACCAACATAGCCCTGGCCAATGAAATGGCTCTGGTTTGCAATGCTTTAGGAGTGGATGCCATTGAAGCTATCCAGGCTGCCAACCACCATCCTCGGGTGAACATACACACACCAGGACCAGGAGTGGGCGGCCACTGCCTATCCATAGACCCCTACTTCATTGTGGAAATCGCTCGGGAAAGGGGAGTGGAAACACCCCTGATCCAGACCTCCCGACAGGTAAACGAAGACATGCCTGGAGAAGTAGTTCAAATTGTGGAACAAGCTCTGGAAGATAAGGGTAAAATTATCTCCGCATCTAAAATTGGAGTATTAGGTGTGGCTTACAAAGGAAACGTTGCTGATGCAAGGGAAACACCTGCAAAACCATTAATCATGAAACTGGATGGTAAAGGGGCTGAAGTTCTGGTCAATGACCCTTATGTTCCCTCTGAGTCCATTGAACTCTGGGGGGCTAAAGTTGTAGACCTGGAAACTGCCCTTTCTACCGATTGTGTGGTTTTAGTAACTGATCATGATCTTTACCGGAACATTAGGCCGGAAATGATTAAAAACAGATTATTAGTATGTACTCGCCCTATTCTTGACCGGGAAACATTCCAGAAGAAGGGAGTAGTTTTCAAGGGAGTTGGAAGGTCTTGA